One genomic window of Sodaliphilus pleomorphus includes the following:
- a CDS encoding SPOR domain-containing protein, giving the protein MKNIVLLLAVLAAILGLASCHTTEANYKAAYDKAVEKTRENMGEDNYAHMQAARMAYTEVVNGDSVRLLRSFCNIVDGKPTDVKKYSIVVAMFDQVINARSYRDRLHTKEGFDSYIVYTAKDKKYCVVAQGYDNKGQAAAFVTHIDEYMHMRVLVPRAWILEKL; this is encoded by the coding sequence ATGAAAAATATAGTTTTATTGCTGGCAGTGCTCGCCGCCATTCTGGGTCTGGCGAGCTGCCACACCACCGAGGCCAACTATAAGGCGGCCTATGACAAGGCTGTGGAGAAGACCCGCGAAAACATGGGCGAGGACAACTATGCCCACATGCAGGCTGCACGCATGGCCTATACCGAGGTTGTGAACGGCGACAGCGTGCGCCTGCTGCGCTCCTTCTGCAACATCGTCGACGGCAAGCCGACCGACGTGAAGAAATACAGCATCGTGGTGGCCATGTTCGACCAGGTGATCAACGCCCGCAGCTACCGCGACCGTCTGCACACCAAGGAGGGTTTCGACTCCTATATCGTCTACACTGCCAAAGACAAGAAATATTGCGTCGTGGCCCAGGGCTACGACAACAAGGGCCAGGCAGCGGCCTTTGTGACCCACATCGACGAGTACATGCACATGCGCGTGCTCGTGCCCCGCGCCTGGATTCTCGAGAAGCTGTGA
- a CDS encoding MalY/PatB family protein — MTTNYDFDKIVDRSRTATVKHDALQEEFGRSDLLPLWVADMDFEVCPTITQALSRRIEGNHIYGYTVPSPGYWQSIIDWQARRNGFGFTRDELTFIPGVVTGFGLALNFFTRPGDKVVIQEPVYHPFRRLIAGNGRRVVNNALLNRGNGCYEMDLEGLERIFKQEEPRMMVLCNPHNPIGIAWPASVLRQVASLARKHGVIVFDDEIHSDLMLYGHKHAAFAAVSDDAAAVALTLGAPTKTFNIAGLESSWCVVKNPDLRKPFYNWLGTNELNSPTMVATLATEAAYTCGEPWLEQCLHYIEANVDYVAAYCRQHLDGIVAVKPQASYLVWLDCTALGLSHEQLVSLFVDKAHLALNDGAMFGRGGEGHMRLNCATPRSNLVEAMRRLTDAI; from the coding sequence ATGACGACGAACTACGATTTCGACAAGATAGTCGACCGCAGCCGCACGGCGACTGTGAAACACGACGCCTTGCAAGAGGAATTTGGCCGCAGCGACCTGCTGCCCTTGTGGGTAGCCGACATGGACTTTGAGGTGTGCCCGACCATCACCCAGGCCCTGAGCCGTCGCATTGAGGGCAATCACATCTATGGCTACACTGTGCCTTCGCCAGGCTACTGGCAGTCGATCATCGACTGGCAGGCACGCCGCAACGGCTTCGGCTTCACCCGCGACGAGCTCACCTTCATCCCCGGCGTTGTCACCGGTTTCGGCCTGGCCTTGAACTTCTTTACCCGCCCGGGCGACAAGGTTGTGATACAAGAGCCTGTATACCACCCCTTCAGGAGGCTCATCGCCGGCAACGGCCGCCGCGTGGTCAACAACGCGCTGCTCAATCGCGGCAACGGCTGCTACGAGATGGACCTGGAGGGCCTGGAACGCATCTTCAAGCAAGAAGAACCCCGCATGATGGTGCTGTGCAACCCCCACAATCCCATAGGTATTGCCTGGCCTGCCAGCGTGCTACGTCAGGTGGCCAGCCTGGCCCGCAAGCACGGCGTCATCGTCTTCGACGACGAGATACACAGCGACCTCATGCTCTATGGGCACAAGCATGCCGCCTTTGCCGCCGTGAGCGACGATGCCGCTGCGGTGGCCCTCACCCTGGGCGCGCCCACCAAGACGTTCAATATCGCCGGGCTCGAGTCGTCGTGGTGCGTGGTCAAGAACCCCGACTTGCGCAAGCCCTTCTACAACTGGCTTGGCACCAACGAGCTCAACTCGCCCACCATGGTGGCCACGCTGGCCACCGAGGCTGCCTACACCTGTGGCGAGCCCTGGCTGGAACAGTGCCTGCACTACATCGAGGCCAATGTCGACTATGTTGCCGCCTATTGCCGCCAGCACCTCGACGGCATCGTCGCCGTCAAGCCACAGGCCTCCTATCTGGTGTGGCTCGATTGCACCGCGCTGGGCTTGAGCCACGAGCAGCTGGTGTCGCTCTTTGTCGACAAGGCGCACCTGGCGCTCAACGACGGCGCCATGTTTGGCCGCGGCGGCGAGGGCCACATGCGCCTCAACTGCGCCACCCCGCGCAGCAATTTGGTCGAGGCAATGCGCCGCTTGACCGATGCAATTTAG
- the mtgA gene encoding monofunctional biosynthetic peptidoglycan transglycosylase — translation MIFRHVGRWLAYLLIFFFTSTILAVVAFKYIPVYYTPLMVLRCMEQIADGRTPKIDHQWVPLSQMSHNLPQAVVASEDNRFLEHHGFDTEEIARAYLESRRGGRERGASTISQQTAKNVFLWPGHSWVRKGFEAYFTVLIENIWGKERIMEVYLNSIEMGDGIYGVKAACRHSFDKDCGDVTKHEAALIAASLPAPLERDSKHPSGRMLNRAGKVVDLMGKIETMPWGRR, via the coding sequence ATGATTTTTAGACATGTAGGACGCTGGTTGGCCTATCTGCTCATCTTCTTCTTCACCTCGACCATACTGGCCGTGGTGGCGTTCAAGTACATTCCAGTCTACTACACGCCGCTCATGGTGTTGCGTTGCATGGAGCAGATTGCCGACGGCCGCACGCCCAAAATCGACCACCAGTGGGTGCCCCTGAGCCAAATGTCGCACAACCTGCCCCAGGCTGTCGTGGCCAGCGAAGACAACCGTTTTCTCGAGCACCACGGCTTCGACACCGAGGAGATTGCCCGCGCCTATCTCGAGAGCCGCCGCGGCGGCAGGGAGCGCGGCGCCAGCACCATCAGCCAGCAGACGGCCAAGAACGTGTTTCTGTGGCCGGGACACAGCTGGGTGCGCAAGGGCTTTGAGGCCTATTTCACAGTGCTCATCGAGAATATATGGGGCAAGGAGCGCATCATGGAGGTCTACCTCAACAGCATCGAGATGGGCGACGGCATCTATGGCGTGAAAGCAGCCTGCCGCCACAGCTTCGACAAGGATTGCGGCGATGTGACCAAGCACGAGGCAGCCTTGATTGCCGCCTCGCTTCCAGCCCCGCTGGAGCGCGACTCCAAGCACCCGTCGGGGCGCATGCTCAATCGCGCAGGCAAGGTGGTCGACCTCATGGGCAAGATCGAGACCATGCCCTGGGGCAGGCGCTGA
- a CDS encoding efflux RND transporter periplasmic adaptor subunit produces the protein MKLKRVSQAMLTLGAIALLTGCKGKTDPMAGMQGQNAAAVATYTVTSGDLSLDNEYPATIKGKMDIAVRPMISGTITRVCVDEGQRVTKGQLLFLIDDVQYQAAVRSAEAGVASAKAAVASAESQVTTIQSSVATARLTATNQKKLLDKGIISNYQYQTADLNLKSAQSQLNAARQAVGQSRAALAQAQQQVVNARKNLSYSRVVAPCDGVVGEIPNREGSLASPSGTPLTTISDNSQVYAYFSFNEKQVLALTKNGSVSLQAAISQLPQVKLKLSNGEIYGQVGRVSTVSGVLDQSTGSAQVRALFPNVNGMLRSGSTGSVLIPATTGRCLIIPQKATYEVQDQKYVYVVGPGRKATSRAITVMDQNDGQNYAVTSGLSVGDVIVVEGVGTQVKEGTTILTKAQASAAMKAMAAGAKKK, from the coding sequence ATGAAGTTAAAAAGAGTGTCGCAAGCAATGTTGACACTTGGTGCTATCGCACTCTTGACCGGTTGCAAAGGGAAAACCGACCCCATGGCCGGCATGCAGGGTCAGAATGCGGCAGCAGTTGCCACCTACACGGTGACCTCGGGCGACCTGAGCCTGGACAACGAGTATCCCGCCACCATCAAGGGCAAGATGGATATTGCTGTGCGGCCCATGATCTCGGGCACCATCACCCGGGTGTGTGTCGACGAGGGTCAGCGTGTGACCAAGGGCCAGCTGCTCTTCCTGATCGACGACGTGCAATACCAGGCCGCCGTGCGCAGTGCCGAGGCTGGCGTGGCCAGCGCCAAGGCCGCCGTGGCCAGCGCCGAGTCGCAAGTGACCACTATCCAGTCGAGCGTGGCTACCGCCCGTCTCACGGCTACCAACCAGAAGAAACTGCTCGACAAGGGCATCATCAGCAACTATCAGTATCAAACGGCCGACCTCAACCTCAAGTCGGCTCAGTCGCAGCTCAATGCAGCACGCCAGGCCGTGGGCCAGTCGCGTGCAGCACTGGCACAGGCCCAGCAACAGGTGGTCAACGCCCGCAAAAACCTGTCCTACTCGCGCGTTGTGGCACCTTGCGACGGCGTGGTGGGCGAGATTCCCAACCGCGAGGGGTCGCTCGCAAGCCCCAGCGGAACACCACTCACTACCATAAGCGACAACAGCCAGGTATATGCCTATTTCTCTTTCAACGAGAAGCAGGTGCTTGCCCTCACCAAGAACGGCAGCGTGAGCCTGCAAGCCGCCATCTCGCAATTGCCGCAAGTGAAGCTCAAGCTCTCCAATGGCGAAATCTACGGCCAGGTGGGCCGCGTCTCGACCGTGAGCGGTGTGCTCGACCAGAGCACGGGCAGCGCCCAGGTGCGTGCCCTGTTCCCCAACGTGAACGGCATGCTGCGCAGCGGCTCTACCGGCTCGGTGCTCATCCCGGCCACCACTGGCCGTTGCCTGATTATCCCGCAGAAGGCTACCTATGAGGTGCAAGACCAGAAATATGTGTATGTCGTGGGACCTGGCCGCAAGGCCACCTCGCGTGCCATCACCGTCATGGACCAGAACGACGGCCAGAACTATGCCGTGACCAGCGGCTTGAGCGTGGGCGACGTGATTGTGGTCGAGGGTGTGGGCACCCAGGTGAAGGAAGGCACCACCATTCTCACCAAGGCACAGGCCTCAGCTGCCATGAAGGCCATGGCTGCCGGCGCCAAGAAGAAGTAA
- a CDS encoding efflux RND transporter permease subunit: MNLKLFINRPVLSTVISIFIVILGAIGLSSLPLEQYPSIAPPTVMVDATYTGANAQTVMNAVIEPLEEQINGVEGMDYMTSTAAAGSASITVTFKPGTNPDMDAVNVQNRVSQAQGLLPSEVTRVGVTTIKSQTSMLMAISLVDTTDTYSSQFLDGYMSINVLPEIKRVTGVGETFQTASDYSMRIWLQPDKMAQYNLMPSDITAALSDQNIEAAPGSFGENGHQSFEYDLRYKGRLSTPQQFDSIVVRTDGDNVLYLTDVAKVELGSLMYSFKSTANGHPGSSMMIMQSAGSNAFDVINNILAKMDQMKKELPKGMTFVVPMNTNVFLSASIHEVEKTLIEAFILVFLVVYIFLQDLRSTIIPAIAIPVALIGTFALLYLLDFSINLLTLSALVLAIAIVVDDAIVVVEAVHAKLDEGYHSARQAAIDAMAEIGSAIISITLVMMLVFIPVSFMPGVEGTFYKQFGLTMAFAIGISAINALTLSPALCAVFLKPHKKEDDELDEDGKPKRSRRPSLVSRFHDGFNKNYDKLLGVYRRCVQFFIRTKWLALGIVAVVIAVLIFLMNTTSTGFVPNEDTGTVMISMSLPPASGQDRTIAVADAVDKIVGQLPEVDSRMTVQGYSLLGDQGNNQATCIVKLKPWDERERRSDEIIKTLYMQTGMAVKDGTVMIFAPPMVAGYGASSGFTVELQDKTGGDINKLFQIEQQFCAELMKHPEVQMAYSAFNPSYPQYMVNVDEAKAARAGLGTSGVLATLQGYYGGMYVSNFNRFGKIYRVMLQADPAARVSPETLNQIKVRTATGMTPITDFVSLSRVYAPQSLSRFNMYSNIEVTGTVNQGYSSGQALKVVEEVASKVLPTGYGYEYSGLSREEAKSTNSTTTIFILCLLFVYLILSALYESYILPLAVILSVPMGLFGSFVFANIFGVENNIYLKISLIMLIGLLAKNAILIIQFSLERRRTGMSIVGSAVAGAQARLRPILMTSLAMIIGLLPLMLANGVGANGNRSLGTGAVGGMLIGTILQVLIVPTLFVIFQSAQEKIKPLRWKDKDNSEIEREIRQYTPDKITYNKDEDEEQ; this comes from the coding sequence ATGAATCTAAAGTTATTTATAAATCGTCCTGTGCTCTCAACGGTGATCTCGATTTTCATCGTCATTCTGGGCGCAATCGGACTCTCAAGCCTGCCGCTGGAGCAATATCCAAGCATCGCTCCTCCCACGGTCATGGTGGATGCCACCTATACTGGTGCCAATGCTCAGACCGTGATGAACGCTGTGATTGAGCCTCTTGAAGAGCAAATCAACGGTGTGGAAGGCATGGACTACATGACGTCGACCGCAGCCGCCGGTTCGGCCAGTATCACTGTCACCTTCAAGCCTGGCACCAACCCCGACATGGATGCCGTCAACGTGCAAAACCGCGTGAGCCAGGCTCAGGGCCTGCTGCCCTCTGAGGTGACCCGCGTGGGTGTGACTACCATAAAGAGCCAAACCTCGATGCTCATGGCTATATCGCTGGTCGACACCACCGATACCTACTCGTCGCAGTTCCTCGACGGTTACATGAGCATCAATGTGCTGCCCGAAATCAAGCGTGTGACCGGTGTGGGCGAGACCTTCCAGACGGCTTCCGACTACTCGATGCGCATCTGGCTGCAGCCCGACAAAATGGCTCAGTACAACCTCATGCCAAGCGACATCACTGCTGCCTTGAGCGACCAGAACATCGAGGCTGCCCCAGGCAGCTTCGGCGAGAACGGTCACCAGAGCTTCGAGTATGACCTGCGCTACAAGGGCCGCTTGTCGACGCCCCAGCAATTCGATAGCATCGTGGTGCGCACCGACGGCGACAATGTGCTCTACCTCACCGACGTGGCCAAGGTCGAGCTCGGTAGCTTGATGTACAGCTTCAAGTCGACGGCCAACGGCCACCCGGGAAGCTCCATGATGATCATGCAGTCGGCTGGCAGCAACGCCTTCGACGTGATCAACAATATCCTGGCCAAGATGGACCAGATGAAGAAAGAACTGCCCAAGGGCATGACCTTTGTGGTGCCTATGAACACCAACGTGTTCCTCAGCGCCTCGATCCACGAGGTGGAGAAGACGCTCATCGAGGCCTTCATCCTCGTGTTCCTGGTGGTGTATATCTTCCTGCAAGACTTGCGCTCCACCATCATCCCCGCCATTGCTATCCCGGTGGCCCTGATCGGTACGTTCGCCTTGCTCTACCTGCTCGACTTCTCCATCAACCTGCTCACCCTCTCGGCACTGGTGCTGGCCATTGCTATCGTGGTCGACGATGCCATTGTGGTGGTCGAGGCGGTGCACGCCAAGCTCGACGAGGGCTATCACAGTGCCCGCCAGGCCGCTATCGATGCCATGGCCGAGATAGGCTCGGCCATCATCTCCATCACCCTGGTCATGATGCTGGTGTTTATCCCCGTGTCGTTCATGCCTGGAGTTGAGGGCACCTTCTACAAGCAGTTTGGTCTCACTATGGCCTTTGCTATCGGCATCTCGGCCATCAATGCCTTGACGCTGTCGCCGGCCTTGTGCGCAGTGTTCCTCAAGCCTCACAAGAAAGAAGACGATGAGCTCGACGAGGACGGCAAGCCCAAGCGCTCGCGCCGCCCATCGCTGGTGAGCCGTTTTCACGACGGTTTCAACAAGAACTACGACAAGCTGCTGGGCGTGTATCGCCGTTGCGTGCAATTCTTCATTCGCACCAAGTGGCTGGCTCTGGGCATTGTGGCTGTGGTGATTGCCGTGCTCATCTTCTTGATGAATACTACCTCGACTGGTTTTGTGCCCAATGAGGACACGGGTACCGTCATGATATCGATGTCGCTGCCCCCGGCAAGCGGCCAGGACCGCACCATCGCCGTGGCCGACGCTGTCGACAAGATTGTGGGCCAGTTGCCCGAGGTCGACAGCCGCATGACGGTGCAGGGCTACTCGCTGCTGGGCGACCAGGGCAACAACCAGGCCACGTGCATCGTCAAGCTCAAGCCTTGGGACGAGCGTGAACGCCGCAGCGACGAGATCATCAAGACCCTCTACATGCAGACGGGTATGGCCGTCAAGGATGGTACAGTCATGATCTTCGCACCGCCCATGGTGGCAGGTTACGGCGCATCGAGCGGTTTCACTGTCGAGCTGCAAGACAAGACGGGCGGCGACATCAACAAGCTGTTCCAGATCGAGCAGCAGTTCTGCGCCGAGCTCATGAAGCATCCCGAGGTGCAAATGGCCTACTCGGCCTTCAACCCCTCTTACCCGCAATACATGGTCAACGTCGACGAGGCCAAGGCTGCCCGCGCCGGTCTGGGCACGTCGGGTGTGCTCGCGACACTGCAGGGCTACTACGGCGGCATGTATGTGTCCAACTTCAACCGCTTCGGCAAGATCTACCGAGTGATGTTGCAGGCCGACCCGGCTGCTCGTGTCAGCCCCGAGACGCTCAACCAGATCAAGGTGCGCACCGCCACGGGCATGACGCCCATCACCGACTTCGTGTCGCTCAGCCGCGTCTATGCTCCGCAGTCGCTCTCACGCTTCAACATGTATTCCAACATCGAGGTCACCGGTACGGTCAACCAGGGCTACTCTTCGGGCCAGGCCCTGAAGGTGGTGGAGGAAGTGGCCAGCAAGGTGCTGCCCACTGGCTACGGCTACGAGTACTCGGGCCTGTCGCGTGAGGAGGCCAAGTCGACCAACTCCACGACCACCATCTTCATCCTGTGCTTGCTCTTTGTGTACCTCATCCTGAGCGCCCTCTACGAGAGCTACATTCTGCCTCTGGCCGTGATTCTCTCGGTTCCAATGGGATTGTTTGGCTCCTTTGTGTTTGCCAACATCTTTGGGGTTGAAAACAACATCTACCTCAAGATTTCGCTCATCATGCTTATCGGTCTGCTTGCCAAGAACGCCATCCTCATCATCCAGTTCTCGCTCGAGCGCCGTCGCACCGGCATGAGCATCGTGGGGTCGGCCGTGGCAGGTGCACAAGCCCGCTTGCGTCCTATCTTGATGACCTCGCTGGCCATGATCATCGGTCTGTTGCCCCTCATGCTTGCCAACGGCGTGGGCGCCAACGGCAACCGCTCGCTGGGCACCGGCGCTGTGGGCGGCATGCTCATCGGCACAATTCTGCAGGTGCTCATCGTCCCCACCTTGTTTGTCATCTTCCAAAGCGCGCAAGAGAAGATCAAGCCCTTGCGCTGGAAGGACAAGGACAACTCTGAGATTGAGCGTGAGATAAGGCAGTACACGCCCGATAAAATTACTTACAATAAAGACGAAGACGAAGAACAGTAA
- a CDS encoding TolC family protein, whose product MMKRKYISLAVVMVALATMMGGCKMYKEYTTPTDVPIIDEYARVKDAPQDSTSLGNLGWRQVFTDPLLQSYIERALANNTSLKNTKLNVDIAEARLQGAKLSYLPSLTFSPNGAGVKLGDNSMDWGWQLPLTLSWQTDIYGQITNNKRSAESAVRYAQYYNQAVQSQLIASVATCYYNLVSLNNQLKIYNENAQLAKETNKTMKDMKESARAGYTEVAVVQSEAQYQSILGTIPNIELSIAQLNNTLSLLMNEKPQQWPVNQGSELALPAQFTGGVPITYLAARPDVRESEENFAQAYYATNIARANFYPQLSITATGAYGTLMGSSVIDPAKWLVNLAGSLVAPLFDKGQNMATLKAAKARQEQALNNFQYSILSASADVSNALANIQAYRTQQANVEQQEAALAKAVSYNKDLLSLYTTTYLDVISAQQSLLAAQISLENVKLNENLGVITLYQALGGGR is encoded by the coding sequence ATGATGAAACGTAAATATATATCCTTAGCAGTCGTCATGGTGGCCCTGGCCACCATGATGGGCGGCTGCAAAATGTACAAGGAGTACACCACTCCTACCGATGTGCCCATCATCGACGAGTATGCCCGGGTGAAAGACGCTCCGCAAGACAGCACCTCGCTGGGCAACCTGGGCTGGCGACAGGTGTTCACCGACCCGTTGCTGCAGAGCTACATCGAGCGCGCGCTGGCCAACAACACCAGCCTCAAGAATACCAAGCTCAACGTCGACATTGCCGAGGCCAGGCTGCAAGGCGCCAAGTTGTCCTACCTGCCCAGCCTCACCTTCTCGCCCAATGGCGCTGGCGTGAAACTGGGCGACAACAGCATGGACTGGGGCTGGCAGCTCCCGCTCACCCTGAGTTGGCAAACCGACATCTACGGCCAAATCACCAACAACAAGCGCAGCGCCGAGAGCGCAGTGCGCTATGCGCAATACTACAACCAGGCCGTGCAGTCGCAGCTCATCGCCAGCGTGGCTACCTGCTACTACAACCTGGTGTCGCTCAACAACCAGTTGAAAATCTACAACGAGAATGCCCAGCTGGCCAAGGAGACCAACAAGACGATGAAGGACATGAAGGAGAGCGCCCGCGCCGGCTACACCGAGGTGGCCGTGGTGCAGAGCGAGGCTCAATACCAGAGCATCCTGGGCACCATCCCCAATATCGAGCTCAGCATCGCACAGCTCAACAACACGCTCTCGCTGCTCATGAACGAGAAGCCGCAGCAGTGGCCCGTCAACCAGGGTTCTGAGCTTGCCCTGCCGGCACAGTTCACCGGCGGCGTGCCCATCACCTACCTGGCTGCCCGCCCCGACGTGCGCGAGAGCGAGGAAAACTTCGCCCAGGCCTACTATGCCACCAACATTGCCCGGGCCAACTTCTACCCGCAACTGTCGATCACTGCCACCGGCGCCTATGGCACCCTCATGGGCAGCAGTGTCATCGACCCTGCCAAGTGGCTTGTGAACCTGGCTGGCTCGCTCGTGGCGCCCCTCTTCGACAAGGGGCAGAACATGGCTACCCTCAAGGCTGCCAAGGCCCGCCAGGAGCAGGCACTCAACAACTTCCAATACTCGATATTGAGTGCCAGCGCCGACGTGTCGAACGCCCTGGCCAACATTCAGGCCTATCGCACTCAGCAGGCCAACGTCGAGCAGCAAGAGGCCGCTCTGGCCAAGGCTGTGAGCTACAACAAAGACCTGTTGAGTCTCTACACCACTACCTATCTTGATGTGATCAGCGCACAGCAGTCGCTGCTCGCAGCACAGATTTCTCTCGAGAATGTGAA